The sequence AAATTCTGGCGTTAAAAGAGCAAAATTACCATTTATTTGATGAAATTCAGCAAAAATATGGGAATGACTACCAAAAGTTTGTTTTAGAAGAAAAGAAAGCAACAAAAGCGATTGAAGAACAAATTAAAGCGTTAAAAGAACAACAAAAACGCGAAGTAGTGGCTTTTAAACAAGAGTATAGAATAAAACGCCAAGAACTACGTCAAAAATTATGAAAAGCCCGTAAAGCAAATCAACATGATGAAGAGTTAAAAACTCAAATTAGTAAAATTGTTGAAACAGCAATGGTTGAAATTGCAGAGGCCCAAATGCGCTATTTAGAAGAACTTATTGTTTTAAAAAATAGTAACCGTGCTAATCAAAAAAAATATGCACAAGAATATAATGCCAATGTGACATTAATTATTAATGCAGTTAAAGAAGATAATGTTATTTTACGCCAAGAATTATTACGGAAAAAATCACAGTATCATAATAAAACTTTGAAGGGAGGAAAATAACGATGGGAGCAATTGAACAATTATTTGCTAATGCCTCAGTTCTCTTCGCCGTTTTATTAATTGCGGCAATGGCGGGATTATATTCAGAGCGTGCCGGAATCGTTAATATTGCGATTGATGGAATGATGATTATTGGGGCTTTAACATATGCTTTATTAGGAAAAATGCTATCACAGTATGGTAATGGCATGCAATTAATTGCGCTACTAGGAGCCGGATTAGTTGGGGGATTATTTGCTCTCTTGCATGGTTTTGCCACAATCACCTTAAAATCACAACAAATTATTTCGGGGGTGGCAATTAACTTATTAGCAACAGGCTTAGGATTATTCTTTGTTTCGATTCCTTCCCTAGCGGTTGGAAACATGATTAAAACAGGGTTTACAATTATTGGAATAGATAATGCGAAAATTATTAACATCTTTGTTATTATTGCCGTTATCTTAGCGATTTTCACCTTTGTTTTCTTCTACTTTACAAAAGCAGGAACACGCTTTGCCGCTTGTGGGGAAAATCCACATGCAATTGATGCTGCTGGAATTAGCGTTGTTAAAATTCGTTATACAGCTGTAATTATTTCTGGAGTCTTAGCAAGTATTGCCGGGGCGATGTTTACCCACTTTTTATCAAATCAATTTCGAGGAGATGTCCAAGGACAAGGTTATATTGCCTTAGCAATTATGATTTTTGGGCAATGACGGATTCAATATATTACCTTAGGAGCAGTATTGTTTAGCTTCCTAATCGCCTTAGCAAGTAGTTTATGACGTTTTGCTGGGTGAAATATTGCTGATCCTTCAAACCAATTACTAAAAATCTTGCCATTTGTCTTTGCATTAGTGACAATGGTTGCTTTTTCCAAATATTCAAAAGTGCCAAAAGCATCCGGAATTCCGTTTGACAAAGGCGCGCGGTAAAAAAACAGGTTATCCTGTTTTTTTCTTGCAAAACAAGGTAAAATATATTAATAAGGTAATAACAAGGAGGAAAGACACATGGCAGATTTTGATCCAAAATGTTTTAAATGTATTAACGAACAAACAAAAAAAGGAACAATGGGAGGGGCAAATAGTGTGCTATTTGGGAAAATGCAACAAGCACTAGTTGATTCAGTTGATAGTGAAATCTATGTTTGTCCCCGTCATCGTTAAAAAAACAAAACGCGAGTAATCGCGCTTTTTTTTGCTAAAATTTTCAATTATTTTAAAATTTCTTGACTTTAATATCAAATCAATATAAAATTGATTAGCATATATTGCGTAGATTTGGAAAAGTGAGGGTAATAATTAGATGGCGCTAAAAGAAAAAGAATTTGGACATTATGCGAAAAGAATTGATTATACAAAAGTAAGTGGGAACCTAGAATTACCAAACCTGATTGAAATTCAAACAGAAACTTATGATTGATTTAAACAAACAGGAATTAGTGAAGTTTTTAATGAAGTATTTCCAATTGTTGGCCATGAGGGTAATATTATTTTAGAAATGTTGGATTGGGAATTTAAACAACCAAGAAGAACAATTCCACAAGCAAAAGAAGAGTCAAAAATATTTGAGGCTCCAATTTATTCAAACTTAAAATTAACAATTAATTCAAAAGATATTGAAATTGAAACTGGTATTGTTAAGGGAGAACCAGAGTTAATTAAAGCTTGAATTGAAGAACGCATTGGACATATGATTACAATTTTAAAAAAATCAACTGATGTTGTTTACTATGATATTCATACCGGTGAAGAAGAGGCAACTTGCACCGTAACAATTAAAGATCGTCAACCAGAAAAATTAATTGTTGACATTATGATTGAAAAGACAGGAGAGGTCTTTTTTGGTGATTTCCCATTAATGACGGGAAAAGGAACCTTTATTATTAATGGTTCAGAAAAAGTTGTTGTTTCACAACTAGTTCGTTCACCAGGAGCATATTATAAAATTGATTTAAACCGTAAAAACGGGGAAAATGTTTACTATGTTGATTTAATTCCATCACGTGGGACATGATTAGAATTTGAATCAGATAACAAAAAAATTAAAACCGAAAAAGAAGAACGTTTTAAAAATGTCTTCTATGTCAAAATTGATAAATCAAGAAAGGTTTCAGTTGCAAACTTATTTACAGCGTTAGGTTTAACAAAAGAAGCAGTTTTTGATATTTTTGGCGACAGTAAATTAGTTCAAAATACTTATGAATTAGAAAACTATACAGGTGATATTGCCTATGATCAAAGTATTGCGGTTCAAGAATTATACAAAAAAATTCGTTCAGGAGAAACAGCAACACCAGATGGGGCAACAAAATACTTGTTTGGCCTATTATTTGATAAACGTAAATATGACTTAACTAAAGCTGGGCGTTTTAAATTAATCCAAAAACTATCAGTCGAAAATCGAATTTATAATAAAGTATTAGCTGCTGATATTAAGGATACTAACGGTAAAGTTGTTTTTAGTGAAGGTACCTTAATGGATAAAGAAAACGTGATTAAATTGAAAGGATTGTTAAGAACAGGAGCATGTTTAGAAACAATTACTTTTAATGATGAAATTATTTGTAGTGATAAAATCCAAAAAATCCAAATTTACACAGATAATGAAGCACGTAATAAAATCACAAATATTATTGGAATTGATCCAAACGCAACGGATGAATATATTACTGTTCCAGATATTGTGGCAACTTTTTCATATTTATTAAACCTAACAGAAGGAATCGGAGAAGTTGATGATATTGACCACTTAGGAAATCGTCGTGTTCGTACAATTGGGGAATTATTACAAAACCAATTCCGAATTGGGTTATTAAGAATTGAAAAAAATGTTAAAGAAAAAATGTCAACATCTTCAAACCTATTCAAGATGAAGCCATCAAATATTATTAATAACAAACCATTATCAGCGATTATTGGAGAGTTTTTCAACTTGTCACAGTTATCACAATTTATGGATCAAACTAACCCATTAGCAGAGTTAACAAACAAACGTCGTTTAACAGCGTTAGGACCAGGGGGATTATCAAGAGAACGCGCGGGATTAGAAGTACGGGATGTCCACTACTCACACTATGGAAGAATTTGTCCAATTGAAACACCAGAAGGACCAAATATTGGGTTAATTAACAACTTAGCAACTTATGCGAAAATTAATTCATTTGGATTTATTGAAACACCATACCGAAAAGTTGTTAATAATAAAGTTACTGCCCAAAATGATTACTTAACTGCCGATGAAGAAAAAAATTATGTTGTAGCGCAAGCTAACATCCGTTTAAGTGATAAAGGGGAAATTTTAGACGATCAAGTAATTGCTCGTTTCCAAGGAGAAAATATTATTGCTCCTCGGGATGAAGTTGACTATGTTGACGTTTCACCAAAACAAATTGTTTCAATCGCGACAAGTTGTATTCCATTCTTAGAAAATGACGATGCCAACCGTGCCTTAATGGGAGCGAACATGCAACGTCAGGCGATTCCATTAATTTCACCAAGTTCACCATATGTTGGAACTGGGGTTGAATATGCTGCCGCTCGTGACTCAGGGTTAGCAATTGTTTCACAATATGATGGAACTGTTGACTTTGTTGATGCGACAAAAATTATTTTAAAAACAAAAGAAGGTCTAAAAACATATTTCTTAGATACTTTTGTGCGTAGTAACCAAGGAACATCATTAACGCATGTCCCATTAGTAAAAGTTGGACAAAAAGTTGAAAAGAACCAAATTTTAGCCGATGGACCATCAATTGAAAAAGGGGAATTGGCTTTAGGACAAAACGTTGTTGTAGCCTTTACAACTTGAAATGGTTATAACTATGAGGATGCGATTATTGTTTCCGAACGATTAGTGTCTGAAGACGTCTTTACGTCAATTCATATTGAAGAATATACAATTGAACGTCGTCAAACAAAACAAGGACCCGAAGAAATTACACGCGAAATTCCAAATATTTCTGAAAATGCTCGTAAATTCTTAGATGATGATGGGTTAGTAATTATCGGAACCGAAGTTAAGCCGGGCGATATTTTAGTTGGAAAAGTAACACCAAAAGGACAAACACAATTATCACCAGAAGATAAATTATTACAAGCTATTTTTGGGGAAAAATCAAAAAATGTTAAAGATAATTCATTACGTGTTCCCAATGGTGGGGAAGGAATTATCCAAGCAATTAAACGTTTCCCTCGTGAAAAATATGAACTAGCAGCTGATGTGTTAGAAGTAATTAAAGTTTATATTGTTCAAAAACGGAAAATCCAAGAAGGAGATAAAATGGCGGGACGTCATGGTAATAAAGGGGTTATCTCAAAAATCTTACCATTAGAAGATATGCCACACTTAGAAGACGGAACACCAGTTGATATTATGTTAAACCCACTAGGGGTTCCTTCACGGATGAATATTGGACAGGTCTTAGAAATTCACTTAGGAATGGCCGCTAAAAAATTAGGCCAAAAAGTTGCGACACCAGTTTTTGATGGAATGACAAATGATGAACTAATTGAAATTATGAATAAAGCCAACATGAAAAACTTCGGGAAAGAAGTGTTAGTTGACGGACGAACAGGGGAAAAATTTGATAATCCTGTTTCAGTTGGAGTTATGTACATGCTGAAATTATCTCACATGGTTGATGATAAACTACATGCTCGTAACGTTGGACCATATTCATTAATTACCCAACAACCATTAGGAGGAAAAGCTCAAAATGGGGGACAAAGATTTGGGGAAATGGAAGTATGAGCGTTAGAAGCTTATGGAGCAGCCCATACTTTACGTGAAATCTTAACAATTAAATCTGATGATATTAAAGGACGAACAAGAGCTTATGAAGCAATTGTTAAAGATAAAAAAATTCCAGAACCAGGAATTCCAGAATCATTTAATGTTTTAACTCGTGAAATTCAAGGATTAGGATTTAATATCCATATGATTGATGAAGAAGGAAATGCTAAAAACATTAATAGTTATGATGAAACCGATTATGTTGATGAAGATTTATTAACAAATACTGTTGATGAGTTGGAAGACGAATTTGATATTGATAGTTTTATCTTAAATCCAAATAAAAATAATTTTGATGAAGATGATTATGGTAATGGTGATATTGACGAAGAAGATTTACTTGCCGATGAACAAGTAAGTGATGATGAGTTTGATGAGCTAGAAGACGAAAGTAATTAGGGGGAAATAAATTATGACAAATTCTAATGATAAAAATAGTCGCATGATTAAAATTGGTTTAGCTAATCCTGATGACATTCGTAGCTGATCATATGGGGAAGTTAAAAAACCAGAAACAATTAACTATAAAACTTTAAAACCAGAAAAAGATGGTTTATTTGATGAAAAAATCTTTGGTCCAACAAAGAACTTTGAATGTTCTTGTGGGAAATATAAAAAATCAAAAAACAAAGGAAAAATTTGTGAACGTTGTGGGGTTGAAATTACTGAAGCAATTGTTCGTCGTGAAAGAATGGGACACATTGAGTTAGAAGAACCAGTGTCACATATTTGAATGTTAAAAGCAGCACCAAGTCGTATTTCATTGATTTTAGATATGAAAACAAAAGAACTAGAAGAAGTAGTTTATTTCGTTTCCTATATTGTCTTAGATTCAGGAAATGCAAAAGCGTTAAAACAAAAAATGGTTTTAGACTTAGGGAATGCTAAAACATCAGCGGCAACACGCCAAAGATTAACAAAAACATTACGTGAAATTTTAGAAACGTTAAAACCAGGAACAATTGCTTATGAAATTGGAGAAACAATGATTGAGGATTTAAAAAATACTTCTTTACCTTTCTCAATGGATGAATGTACTCAATTTATTAGCCGTCATACTGATGCTCGTTTTGGGATTGGAGCGGAAGCAATTGAAACACTATTAAAAAACTTAGATATTGATAGTGAAATTGAAAAAATTAAAAGTGATTTAAAAGGAAAGAAAACACAATTAGATCAAAATAAATTAATGAAACGTTTAGAAGTATTAGATTCATTAAAAAAATCAGGATCACGTCCTGAATGAATGATCTTACGAGCTGTGCCGGTAATTCCTCCTGACATTCGTCCAATTATTCAATTGGATGGGGGACGTTTTACAACCTCAGAAATTAATGACTTGTATCGTCGAATCATTATTCGTAATGAACGGCTAAAAAAAGTTAAATCAATGGGTGCACCAAGTGTAATTGTTAACAACGAAAAAAGGATGTTACAAGAAGCAGTTGATGCCTTATTAGATAATGAACGTAAAGCACGTCCTGTAACCGGAAAAGACAAACGGCCATTAAAATCATTAACAAGTATTTTAAAAGGAAAACAAGGTCGTTTCCGTCAAAACTTATTAGGAAAAAGGGTTGACTACTCAGGACGTTCAGTTATTGCGATTGGACCAGACTTAAAAATGTACCAATGTGGGTTACCACGTGATATGGCAATTACGTTATTTAAACCATTTGTTATCTCACGCTTAGTAAAAGAAGGTTATGCTGCTAATATTAAAGTGGCCGAAAAACTAATCTTAAATCAAGATGATAAAGTATGAGAAGTACTAGAAGAAGTAATTAAAACTCGTCCAGTCTTATTGAACCGGGCACCAACATTACACCGTTTAGGAATTCAAGCTTTTGAACCAAAACTAGTTAAAGGGAAAGCAATTCGTTTACACCCCTTAGTTACAACGGCTTTTAATGCCGACTTTGACGGGGACCAAATGGCGGTTCACGTTCCAATTACTGATGAAGCTGTTGCAGAAGCACGTAGCTTAATGTTAGGAAGCCGTAATATTTTAGGACCAAAAGATGGTAAACCGATTGTAACCCCAACCCAAGATATGGTGTTAGGAAACTACTACTTAACTTATGAAGAAAAAGACCAAGTAGGACAAGGAACAATCTTCAAAGATATTAATGAAGCAATTATCGCCTATGAAACAGGGGCTGTGGCATTACATGCCTTAGTTGCAATTCCAGTTAGTGCCTTTGTTAATAAAGGGTTCAAAGATAGTGACATGAGTAAATACATTGTGACAACACCAGGGAAAATTATCTTTAACCAAATCTTTAAAGAAGAATTCCCATACTTAAATGAACCAAATGTGGAAAACTTATTGGCCTTGCCAAAACGTTGTTTAATTAATGATGATGTTGATTTAAATGAATATTTAACAACATGAGAAGTTAATTTACCATTCAAGAAAAAAGACTTATCAAATATTATTGATCGTTACTTTAAATTGTATGGGGCTAATAAAACAGCGGAAATGCTAGATAACATGAAAAACCTTGGGTTTAAATACTCTGGTAAATCAGGGGTAACAGTTTCAGCCGCTGACGTTAAAGTTTATGATAAAAAACAAGAAGAGTTTAAAAAAGCTGATTTAAAAGTAAAGGAAATTAATGATTACTTTAAATTAGGAATGTTAACTGCTCGGGAAAAACAACACCGGATTATTACTGTTTGATCAAAAGTAAAAGACCAAATTCAGTCAGAGTTAGAACATATCTTACGCGAAGATCCAAAAAATCCAATCTTTATGATGGCCGATTCTGGAGCCCGTGGGAACGTTTCAAACTTTACGCAGTTAGTCGGGATGCGGGGATTAATGAATAACCCAAAAGGGGATATTATTGAATTACCAATTAAATCATCATTCCGTGAGGGATTAACCGTATCAGAGTTCTTTATTTCAACCCATGGGGCGAGAAAAGGGATGGCCGATGTGGCCCTAAAAACTGCCGATTCAGGGTACTTAACTCGTCGTTTAGTTGACGTTTCACAAGAAATTATTATTACTGTGAAAGATTGTCATACCAAACGTGGGTTCGTTGTTTCAGATATTATTGAACAAAAACACAGTAACATTATTGTGCCATTACATGACCGATTAGTGGGAAGATATAATTTAAAAGATATCAAACTAAAAGGTGATGTTGTCATTCCAGCTAATACTTTATTAACAGAAGAAGATGCTAGTGTTATTGTCAAAAGTGGAATTAAAGAAGTTGTCATTCGTTCTGTTTTAAGTTGTGAAGCGGATAAAGGAATTTGTCAACGATGCTATGGTAAAAACTTAGCAACGGGAGAAAAAGTTGCAATTGGGGAAGCAGTTGGAACAATTGCGGCCCAATCAATTGGGGAACCCGGAACACAGCTAACAATGCGTACTTTCCATACCGGTGGGGTTGCTGGGGGAGCTGATATTACGCAAGGGTTACCACGGATTAAAGAATTACTTGACGTTACAACACCAAAAGGATCAATCTCAGTTATTTCAGAAATTGATGGAACAATTAGTGAAATCAAAGATGAAGGAGGAATCCACATTATTTACGTTAAATCAGAAAATGATGAGCGAAAATATAAAACACAATTTAATGCTGTCCTAAGAGTTAAAGTTGGCGAGGATGTTGTGCGGGGACAAAAATTAACGGAAGGTTCAATTAATATTAAAGAATTATTAGAAGTGGCAAAAATTGAAGATGTTCATAATTACATTTTAAAAGAAGTTCAAAAAGTTTACCGTTTACAAGGGATTGAAATTTCAGATAAATATATTGAAATTATCATTAAACAAATGTTGAACAAAGTTAAAATTATTGATGCTGGGGATACTGAGTTATTACCAGGAGAAATTGTGACAATCAAACGCTACCGTAAAGAAACAATCAATGCTGTACGGGCAATGAAAAAACCACCAACTGCAAAACATGTCATCTTTGGGATTAAAAAAGCCCCATTAGAGTCAGAATCATTCTTAGCATCAGCTTCATTCCAAGATACAACAAGAGTTTTAGTAAAAGCGATTATCAAAGGAAAAGTTGACCGTTTAGAAGGATTAAAAGAAAATATTATGTTAGGACACTTAATTCCAGCGGGAACAGGATTGAAAGATCCAAAAGATATTATCTATGCTGGAATTCAAGCGAAAGCAGAAGAATATTAATAAATAAAAAAAGATTATCAATACGATAATCTTTTTTTATTTTGTTTATGTTAATTATTTTTTTTGTTATAATTTAATAAATTAGAAAAATTTTAAATAGTATAAATATTAAAATATCATTAAAAAAATAAAAATTTATTTTTACCTTTAGCAAACTATTAAAAGAAGATAGTAATTAAATACCTAGTAAGTTATAAGGAATATGATTTTATGAAATATGGAATAAGGAATGAATATTATTGAAAATTATTTGAATTAAATGAAAATAAAATTCAAATTATTAATTCACTAATAAAAGTAAAAACAAATTTATTATTGGGCTTAAAAAAAGAATACGAAGGTGTTTTATTTTTTAGACAAACATATTATAATTTAAAAAAAATTTTTCCTGATTTTGATATAGTTTGAATTAAAGATCAAGATTTTAATGAAGATGGTCTATACAATTACTTTGATATTATTTTGTATAATGAAAAGGAAAATATTCATCTTGTAGTTTCCTTATTACTTGAGCCAAATTTAATCTATTATCCAATTGAGACTATTGATTATTTAAATATTGATAAAAAATTTGAAGATATATCATTTGCTTATATTGGATGCTATATTTTCAATACTCAAACTATTTTTGAAATTATAGATATTCATAATATAATGAAACACTATTATTCAGATATTTATGATAATATAGTCAATATTTTAGAAAAAAATTGGCTTGATTTAGGAACTAGTAGTTTAAATTTAGTTAAAATTTTAAATAATAAAATTAATATTATTGATAATAAAATATCAAATAATGAAAAAGTTTTTCTTGAAAAATTAATTAGTAATAATTGACTTAAAGAAGTAATAATAGCAAAAGAATATTTAACTACTAAACATAAAGTGGGAAAAATAAATAGGTCATTGAAAAATTTTGTCTTTAGGCAAATTCGAAGGAAAAGCAATAAATACGATAATGATATTAAGTGATATAGTCTGCAAGAATTATGCGACAGGGCTATTTATATTTATGAAAGAGTAAGCTCTAATTTAGAAAAAAATAGTGATTTATTATTTAATGAACTTATAGAAACATGCCAAGAATTTTATGATTTTAATTTGTATGATTATTATTTTAAAACTAATAATATTGAGAATAACGATTTATTATACAGTGAAAGTGAATTAGAAGAATCAATTATAAGATTAGAAGATTTATATACTAATCTTTATAGTTATTTAGGAGGATAAAATGAATTTAGTAATGATTAAAGGCAAAGTAGTTAGTTTATCAGATATTAAAATTGATAAAAAAGGTAAAAAATTTTATCATGGAGAATTATGAAGTAATTCAATATCATTTGATGGTCGAAATGAAAATGTTAAAGTAAATTTTTGTGTTTGACAAAATGAAAATATTAATTTTATCAATTATAAAGAGAAATACCTTGATAAAATAGTATATTTAATTGGGTATTTAAAAAGTATTGGTACAAATATGTTTATAGTTGATACCATTTTTTCTTTACAGGATTTTGAAAATAAAAATGAACAAGAAGAAATTAGTAATTTAGTTTGGCGGGTTTTAGGATAATGAAAGAGTTTAATTCAAATACAGAAGTTACCGATTATATTATTAAAAATTTTTTAAATCAAAGGGAAATTAATTTAAATGAGTTTATAGTTTTTTTGGGTAGTATTCGCCTTAACAATAAGAGATTAAATCGTAAAAATTTAATTAATGAATTATTAGAAAATAATATTATATTTTTTATATCCCATAATAGTTTTGTTTTTTGAAAAAATTTTAATTTTCAACTTAATTTAAAATTAATAAATTTAAATATAAATAATTATATGAATGATTTTGAAAAAAGTGGAGAATTTCCTTTTCTTAATGTTTGTGATAATACTTTAGTTACTATTTATAAAATAATTTTACAAGATATGAATATTGATAAAAAATTTAGAAATACTTACTTTCTATATTCGTTATTAAAA is a genomic window of Spiroplasma syrphidicola EA-1 containing:
- a CDS encoding ABC transporter permease, whose product is MGAIEQLFANASVLFAVLLIAAMAGLYSERAGIVNIAIDGMMIIGALTYALLGKMLSQYGNGMQLIALLGAGLVGGLFALLHGFATITLKSQQIISGVAINLLATGLGLFFVSIPSLAVGNMIKTGFTIIGIDNAKIINIFVIIAVILAIFTFVFFYFTKAGTRFAACGENPHAIDAAGISVVKIRYTAVIISGVLASIAGAMFTHFLSNQFRGDVQGQGYIALAIMIFGQWRIQYITLGAVLFSFLIALASSLWRFAGWNIADPSNQLLKILPFVFALVTMVAFSKYSKVPKASGIPFDKGAR
- the rpoB gene encoding DNA-directed RNA polymerase subunit beta; amino-acid sequence: MALKEKEFGHYAKRIDYTKVSGNLELPNLIEIQTETYDWFKQTGISEVFNEVFPIVGHEGNIILEMLDWEFKQPRRTIPQAKEESKIFEAPIYSNLKLTINSKDIEIETGIVKGEPELIKAWIEERIGHMITILKKSTDVVYYDIHTGEEEATCTVTIKDRQPEKLIVDIMIEKTGEVFFGDFPLMTGKGTFIINGSEKVVVSQLVRSPGAYYKIDLNRKNGENVYYVDLIPSRGTWLEFESDNKKIKTEKEERFKNVFYVKIDKSRKVSVANLFTALGLTKEAVFDIFGDSKLVQNTYELENYTGDIAYDQSIAVQELYKKIRSGETATPDGATKYLFGLLFDKRKYDLTKAGRFKLIQKLSVENRIYNKVLAADIKDTNGKVVFSEGTLMDKENVIKLKGLLRTGACLETITFNDEIICSDKIQKIQIYTDNEARNKITNIIGIDPNATDEYITVPDIVATFSYLLNLTEGIGEVDDIDHLGNRRVRTIGELLQNQFRIGLLRIEKNVKEKMSTSSNLFKMKPSNIINNKPLSAIIGEFFNLSQLSQFMDQTNPLAELTNKRRLTALGPGGLSRERAGLEVRDVHYSHYGRICPIETPEGPNIGLINNLATYAKINSFGFIETPYRKVVNNKVTAQNDYLTADEEKNYVVAQANIRLSDKGEILDDQVIARFQGENIIAPRDEVDYVDVSPKQIVSIATSCIPFLENDDANRALMGANMQRQAIPLISPSSPYVGTGVEYAAARDSGLAIVSQYDGTVDFVDATKIILKTKEGLKTYFLDTFVRSNQGTSLTHVPLVKVGQKVEKNQILADGPSIEKGELALGQNVVVAFTTWNGYNYEDAIIVSERLVSEDVFTSIHIEEYTIERRQTKQGPEEITREIPNISENARKFLDDDGLVIIGTEVKPGDILVGKVTPKGQTQLSPEDKLLQAIFGEKSKNVKDNSLRVPNGGEGIIQAIKRFPREKYELAADVLEVIKVYIVQKRKIQEGDKMAGRHGNKGVISKILPLEDMPHLEDGTPVDIMLNPLGVPSRMNIGQVLEIHLGMAAKKLGQKVATPVFDGMTNDELIEIMNKANMKNFGKEVLVDGRTGEKFDNPVSVGVMYMLKLSHMVDDKLHARNVGPYSLITQQPLGGKAQNGGQRFGEMEVWALEAYGAAHTLREILTIKSDDIKGRTRAYEAIVKDKKIPEPGIPESFNVLTREIQGLGFNIHMIDEEGNAKNINSYDETDYVDEDLLTNTVDELEDEFDIDSFILNPNKNNFDEDDYGNGDIDEEDLLADEQVSDDEFDELEDESN
- the rpoC gene encoding DNA-directed RNA polymerase subunit beta', giving the protein MTNSNDKNSRMIKIGLANPDDIRSWSYGEVKKPETINYKTLKPEKDGLFDEKIFGPTKNFECSCGKYKKSKNKGKICERCGVEITEAIVRRERMGHIELEEPVSHIWMLKAAPSRISLILDMKTKELEEVVYFVSYIVLDSGNAKALKQKMVLDLGNAKTSAATRQRLTKTLREILETLKPGTIAYEIGETMIEDLKNTSLPFSMDECTQFISRHTDARFGIGAEAIETLLKNLDIDSEIEKIKSDLKGKKTQLDQNKLMKRLEVLDSLKKSGSRPEWMILRAVPVIPPDIRPIIQLDGGRFTTSEINDLYRRIIIRNERLKKVKSMGAPSVIVNNEKRMLQEAVDALLDNERKARPVTGKDKRPLKSLTSILKGKQGRFRQNLLGKRVDYSGRSVIAIGPDLKMYQCGLPRDMAITLFKPFVISRLVKEGYAANIKVAEKLILNQDDKVWEVLEEVIKTRPVLLNRAPTLHRLGIQAFEPKLVKGKAIRLHPLVTTAFNADFDGDQMAVHVPITDEAVAEARSLMLGSRNILGPKDGKPIVTPTQDMVLGNYYLTYEEKDQVGQGTIFKDINEAIIAYETGAVALHALVAIPVSAFVNKGFKDSDMSKYIVTTPGKIIFNQIFKEEFPYLNEPNVENLLALPKRCLINDDVDLNEYLTTWEVNLPFKKKDLSNIIDRYFKLYGANKTAEMLDNMKNLGFKYSGKSGVTVSAADVKVYDKKQEEFKKADLKVKEINDYFKLGMLTAREKQHRIITVWSKVKDQIQSELEHILREDPKNPIFMMADSGARGNVSNFTQLVGMRGLMNNPKGDIIELPIKSSFREGLTVSEFFISTHGARKGMADVALKTADSGYLTRRLVDVSQEIIITVKDCHTKRGFVVSDIIEQKHSNIIVPLHDRLVGRYNLKDIKLKGDVVIPANTLLTEEDASVIVKSGIKEVVIRSVLSCEADKGICQRCYGKNLATGEKVAIGEAVGTIAAQSIGEPGTQLTMRTFHTGGVAGGADITQGLPRIKELLDVTTPKGSISVISEIDGTISEIKDEGGIHIIYVKSENDERKYKTQFNAVLRVKVGEDVVRGQKLTEGSINIKELLEVAKIEDVHNYILKEVQKVYRLQGIEISDKYIEIIIKQMLNKVKIIDAGDTELLPGEIVTIKRYRKETINAVRAMKKPPTAKHVIFGIKKAPLESESFLASASFQDTTRVLVKAIIKGKVDRLEGLKENIMLGHLIPAGTGLKDPKDIIYAGIQAKAEEY